The sequence tttaaaattatgatTGCATTCCAATTGCATTTTAGGAAATATTCATCCTATAAAATACCAGCAATTTCCTTACCAATACCCATTAGTAAGGTATTTAACcatttttagaaaatatttatgaAGGCAAGGTGTTAATCATAAACATTCAATTTAGGGGAATTACTGGTATACTTAACATTTCAGTGTATCATTAAACTTTTactatacattttattatgtGCACATTTTGATTACAGGTTGTCAGAATGTTTTTTTCCTCCAATTTCTGAACAAACTTGCCTGAACTATGATTTATATTTTCTCTCATTGAGTAAATTAGCCTGAAGAAAGTTTTAATATGCTCCAAGGGAACAAAACATTCAGGAAAACTGAGATTGTATTACTTATCGCATATAATTTCTTCCACTGAAACATCATGTAATACAAAACTAACGAGCAAACAATTTTTGTCACTATAATGAAATATCTGAATAATGAGGAGAAAAATTGGAGAAACTATGAATGTGTCAAGTGATTATTTTCACTGCTATTTGACTATTTCTACTTTACtgtcattttcttcattttttcataaaattatatattttatatggcaCAAATACTGAGTTACTGAGTTCTTGGATCTTAGTACATTTTGTACAGAAGGCTTTTCCATTAATTCTAAAATGCAATATGATTTcaccatgtatttatttatttatttattttaacaaggATTAGTAATGTCAATCCTTGGCTACATAATGTGTGTCCTCTCCAACGATGAGCAAAAAAGTTCTTTAAAATATGGGTCAGACTTTGGAGAGAAAAATTGAGTTAAAATATACGCTACCAATCTTAAATATGTCTGTTCGCATGTGGTTACATTCTCCCACATTTGTTGGTTATCATTTTATAAATGTACCTAATATAAGACCAAAATACTTGTTTCATAGTTAGATTAAGGAACATATTCTGCAATTCTTGAGCTGCCAAGCTATGCATGGACACccaaaataatcttttttttgacAGGTGAAAACATCTGATTATTCCTAaattaaaattagaattttttctgaaaaataaatgattaCAAATAGTCAATATTAAGAAAATTAAACGCCAACGTGTTACTTTCAGTATATGACATATAAATTGCATACAGTATCTATTCTAAGATCTACGTAACATCCCTAAAGGACTACTAAcgtctcccagaccacttcatctcaatgaagaggtctgggtgcagtgttcctatagttttaaccctttaatgtaaaacattgccgtttttgtAAAAATGGCAATGTCTACAATAACGGTTTAATCGTGGCTTTTTTACTGACAGCTGCAAGAGGTGCTTCCGCAACCATAATTGAGTAAAATGTGGTTCCTCgtgctatgagaagcattggactgCACGAGATTGCAGATTAAGTGAAATTGGATGCTGATATCAATGGAAGCGGAGCTGGAGGCTGCAGCGAAAGAGTCTTGGCACTGGAACCAAGGTAAGTAAAACACATAAATCTTACATTTTACAGAGCAAAGTGGGGTGGTTAGTGATCACATCAGTGTAAGGAACTCAGTCCCGAAATATCGATTGTTATTTTCGAGACTAAAGGTTCTCTTTAAAGCAGTGAGTCTATAAAACCTTTTGCAAAAAGCGTTAAAGTTGCTACATACATTTATGTAGTTTCAGCACTACGCtatgattttcatatttttatatatctcttcCTTTACACGACAGACTTCTAAGATTTTCATGGAATGATTAAGGTTGATTCCAGTACATAACATTGAATCAGTCGGTTCCGGCACATAATACTGAATCAGTCAATTAAGGTTGATTCCGGCACATAATATTGAATCAgacaattgttttttgtttatttttttacatttatggaGATTATTTATTCAGCGGATAAAAAAAGCACACATTCTAATTGCTTGACTATAGTTAatctaataatataaaaattattaaGGTTAGGGATAAGATCACACTTTACTATCTTTTAGGTTATGGATGGAAGTGGACTATACAAATTTCAGaagtagttaaaggaccactctaggcacccagaccacttcagcttaatgaggtggtctgggtgccaggtccttctagggttaacccattttttcataaacatagcagtttcagagaaactgctatgtttatgaatgggttaagccttccccctatgtcctctagtggctgtctcattgacagccgctagaggcgcttgcgtgcttctcactgtgattttcacagtgagagcacgccagcgtccataggaaagcattatgaatgctttcctatgtgaccggctgaatgcgcgcgcagctcttgccgcgcgtgcgcattcagccgacggggaggagaagaggaggatcggaggaggagagcaggaggagatctctctgcccagcgctggaaaaaggtaagatttaacccctttcccctttccagagccgggcgggagggggtccctgagggtgggggcaccctcagggcactctagtgccaggaaaacgagtatgctttactggcactagagtggtcctttaagggcttTCGTGGATCATGGTACTTGGATCCCTCTAGCCAATAAATTACTCACACTCTTTTTCATTCTCTCAATATATCAAAAGGTGTACTGTATAAAACCCAGGAAAGATAAAAGGAAAAAAGCTAAACGCCCCAAGAGTATACCTCACTTACACCAATTgagtttaaacaaaaacaaatctatacaACACCAAAGGGAAGAGTATAGATCAAAGAAGGGGGTAGctcataaatacaaaaacaatacaacctgTATGACAGGGGATATTCTTGAAACAATctgagaataataaaaaaatcacacaatagtGAAGTATGTAAAAACAAAGGTGACTCAAGCctggaggtagagaacttacaagagccaCTGGTgatctgcgcttatctcccctgAATATTCCACGGGGTGTCTTTAAGAAGAACTTGTCTTTCTTGTCACAGGTACTGTATACATATCAGATCCTCAGAATGGAAGAAAAAACATATAGGGCAatattgtaaaaacagaaaacTATTATTACACTGTTTGCACTTACATACACATTGCAGTCAGTCAGCATATATCCACTAACAAGTGGAACCATGAAGTATCCTTAGGGCCAGCAAACAGAATGATGATGACAGCGCAGCCAAAAGATATGTGCATACAATGAAAGAATAAAACTGGAAACAAGGAGTCCAGACCAGtggctcttgtaagttctctacctccgggcTTGAGTCACCTTTGTTTTTACATACTTcactattgtgtgttttttttttattattctcagATTGTTTCAAGAATATCCCCTGTCATAcaggttgtattgtttttgtatttatgagCTACCCCCTTCTTTGGTCTTTTTCATTCTCTGTTTCTCAATGTATAATTCCCTATTGGACATTATACTTTAGGTCTTCCCCATTAACTAAAAATATGTCTAATGATCTGATGGTGTTGTCTAATAAGAGACAAAGAGTTGGATATGTATCAAACTATTcagaaaaagctaaataaaataaatagtaatataaATGTTGTCATTATTTTGTTTAACGTGTTCTAATAGTAATTTAAAAGTGATCATTTTCTTTATAGTAAATGCTGTCATTTATTTTTCACTCGATAGGCACTGCAAGTAGACAGCAACttttggcttgcgcagaagccttaaCATGAGTATTTTCTTTACAACATAATGCAATTCAAGTAAATATAAACAAGCCAACAACTTTAGCCTTCTAGACTTGCCGCCCACCAGGGGTTTTTACGGTTTAAATCCAGGCCGGTAAGCGACTTGATGGAGCCCTTACTTATCAAAGACTACATTTGCTCATAGGTTTCCTTGTTCCTCCAGCTGTTGCATCATGCCTGGTAAAGGATAAAAACATAATTCCCTTGAAAACCaagggaagagagagaaaaaacaagaaagaagAATGAAAGATATTAAGAGAAAGTAAAGAGAAAGACATCATCCGAGGAGGatggaaaaggaaaaagaaaagaaaagagaagaaagaggggggggggagagagagggggacatcGGGCATTTTCTCTGCGTGGGGGGGGGCCTTCAATGAATCATCCGGGCCAACTCTCGTACTGGTCCCatgtattattatgtttaagtgtgggtggtgttaaaaagggggattttgtcattatttccggtctagtgaagacaaataatgtaccttaaccctttcaccacaacaactacgtcacgcacactcttggagtagggtgcgttcgtgacaaattGGTGGTAGCAGTGGGATAATTAAAAAGATTTTTCATCTTTTTGTACCAGATTTTAGTGTTGCTGGATCTGTTGGTTAATCCAGgcactaaaagaaattgtgtctcaatttccaaaggctgaactcagtgcatatataatatatttacaccttaacagtcccccccccccccttctctgttttttctttgctatctTTTATTTACCAAATGGAGTACCAGGCGCAATCCAAGGCAGCGCTAGACCGGCTTTGCCGGGAGAGATCTATTCCCTGTCGGGGAAAAACAAAAGAGGAACTATTGCAAGCACTGGTGGACTATGATATGCAACAAGCGGTGCAAAGTGATGCCTCAAACTCTGCAGAGGAGATACCTGTAGCTCTTGTCCGTGATGTACCGAGATCTGGAGATCCTTTGGATTGTTACTTACAAACAGTGTTAaaatatgtggactcagcagacGCAAACCAAAGACTACAGCTTATCCTTCAATATCAggaggctgagagagagagagaggctgctgaGCGCCAAGCTGAGAGGGATATAGAGGctgctgagagggagagagaggccgCTGAGAGGTAGAGAGAGGCTGCAGAGCGGCAGGCTGAGAGAGAGGCCGCAGAGCGACAAGCTGCCAGAGAGCATGAGCTAAAAATGGCTCAGTTGGAGAGGTTGACTGCCTCCCTTATAAGTATTAATTCCATAGACtcttctgcacccaaaccacgtgCAGAGAATTTTCCAACTTCGGACAAAGATGGTGATTTAGATGTTTTCCTGTGCAGTTTTGAAAAAGCTTGCAGGCAGTACCAGCTACCAAAGGACCAGTGGGCAAAATACCTCACCCCTGGTCTCAGAGGTCCTGCACTGGAAGCATTTGCTGCGCTTCCAGCAGAATTTGACCAGGACTATGATGTGATTAAGACTGCCTTGCAAAAACGGTACAACCTTACTCCTGAGGTGTACCAaaagaaattcaggactttgcaaAAGCATCCCACAGAAAGTTATGCAGCGGTTGTGGGGCACCAGGCGACAGCATTCCGACAGTGGACTACAGGGCTGGAGATTACCACTTTGGAAAGTTTGCAAGACTTCttaataaaagaacagtttttgCAGCTCTGCCCAGCCGATGTACAGGAATGGTTGCTGGACCGGAACCCCAAAACAGCATCGGAGGCGGGTGAGCTGGAAGATTTCCACACTGCCAATCGAGCAACAGTGGACCGGAGCAGAGGTTTTGCCAAGGGAACATCCAGCTGGAGGATCACACCACCACGACTCCCCATCACCAGGCCTAGCGGGCCATCTTTTgtttcagctcctacctcagggaGAGGGGGAGCTAGTGCATTGTCTGCGCAAAGAGATAGTCGCAGATGTTTTATTTGCAACCAAATGGGGCACTTGAGGAATACCTGCCCAGAGAAAAGGAGGCCAGCACCCTCATCCGGAGGGGTTCAACCTGCAAGAGCCCCAtcttctgtgttgttcgtgaccaAGTCAGAGGGCAACAACAATGTGAACCTGCAGCCTGTTACAGTGGAAGAGAAGGTAACTGTGGGACTCAGGGACACTGGGGCAGATGTGACTCTTGTGCGTCCAGAGCTAGTGCGCTCTGAGGACTTCATTCCTGGCAGGACTTTAGCTGTAAAAGGGATTGGGGAAATACATCCTGCAGTGCAAATGGCACGTGTatatttggactggggagcgggcaGGGGTCTGAGGGATGTGGGGGTATCGGATAATATTCCTACAAATGTATTGCTTGGTACCGACTTAGGTAGGTTGTTATCccagtatgtgcctgagagtgatatGTGTTACCAACCAAAGCCCTGTAGGGGCCCTGCTGTGGAAAGGACAGGGTGCAAATGTTTATGCAAATTACTGTGCTTGGAGGGAGGTCagaatgtatgtcagtctgtgccAGAGCCCAGGGTGTCTGTGGAATCGTGTAACAAGGTATGTAGACAATTGTGCttggagggagggcagaatgagcatgcGTGTCAGCCTGTGCCAAAACCAGAGGTGTCTGTGGTACCAGGGGAAAGTTTGCCAGGGCAACTACTCTGGGAGGGACGGCagaatgtgtgtcaatctgtgccagaaccaggggTGTCCGTGGAAACTTGTGAAAATGTATGCAGACAATAGTGGTGGGAGGGAGGACAGAATGAgcatgtgtgcgtgtctgtgccaGAAC comes from Pelobates fuscus isolate aPelFus1 chromosome 5, aPelFus1.pri, whole genome shotgun sequence and encodes:
- the LOC134610496 gene encoding uncharacterized protein LOC134610496; this translates as MEYQAQSKAALDRLCRERSIPCRGKTKEELLQALVDYDMQQAVQSDASNSAEEIPVALVRDVPRSGDPLDCYLQTVLKYVDSADANQRLQLILQYQEREAAERQAEREAAERQAAREHELKMAQLERLTASLISINSIDSSAPKPRAENFPTSDKDGDLDVFLCSFEKACRQYQLPKDQWAKYLTPGLRGPALEAFAALPAEFDQDYDVIKTALQKRYNLTPEVYQKKFRTLQKHPTESYAAVVGHQATAFRQWTTGLEITTLESLQDFLIKEQFLQLCPADVQEWLLDRNPKTASEAGELEDFHTANRATVDRSRGFAKGTSSWRITPPRLPITRPSGPSFVSAPTSGRGGASALSAQRDSRRCFICNQMGHLRNTCPEKRRPAPSSGGVQPARAPSSVLFVTKSEGNNNVNLQPVTVEEKVTVGLRDTGADVTLVRPELVRSEDFIPGRTLAVKGIGEIHPAVQMARVYLDWGAGRGLRDVGVSDNIPTNVLLGTDLGRLLSQYVPESDMCYQPKPCRGPAVERTGCKCLCKLLCLEGGQNVCQSVPEPRVSVESCNKSHILGSITLKLIEGIHDQAAEYTI